The DNA region CACAATTTGATAGCTTGTTGATAAGCCTAATCCACTTCCTTTTCCTACCGACTTTGTTGTAAAAAAGGGATCAAACAAACGCAATAGCACTTCTTCGCTAATACCGGCACCATTATCTTTAACTCTAATCGTTATATTCTCTAAGCCGGTTAACTCAGTGCTAATCCAAATTGTTGGAGAAGAAGATTCTGGAAAATCTTTTCCTGTGCCTAGCTCAAAAGCATCTATAGCATTTGTTAACAGATTGAGAAACACTTGATTCATCTGGCTAGCGTAACAGGTAATTAAAGGTAAATTCCCATAGTTTTTGATGACTTTAATTTCTGCTCGGCTCCCTTCCTGTCTGAGTCGTGGCTGCAACAAAACTAAAGCGCTATCAATTCCCTCATGAATATCTACAGCTTTAATATCCGATTCACCCAAACGGGAAAAAATGCGTAATGCCAAGATGATTGTGTGGACGCGATCAACTCCCGTTTGCATAGAAGTGATCAGTTTCTCAAGATCGACCACAAGGAAACTCAGATCAATTGTTTGAATAGCTTCTTGAATAGAAATAGAAGGATTGGGGTATTCTTGCTGATAAAGATTGAGCAAGTTTACCAATTCATGGATGTATTGCCGGGCGGGACTAAGATTGCCGGCGATAAAGCTAATCGGGTTATTAATTTCATGAGCAATCCCAGCCACTAACT from Microcoleus sp. FACHB-68 includes:
- a CDS encoding response regulator, which codes for MIHHPPALEKPDILIVDDTPDNIRFLSSVLLEQGYSVRKAINGKMALTAARTVLPDLILLDINMPEMNGYEVCEFLKKDEKTRTIPVIFLSAMDDVLDKVKAFQVGGVDYITKPFHLEEILVRIQNQLTIQNLQNKLQTQNTQLQEALSELKRTQAQLIHKEKMLSLNQLVAGIAHEINNPISFIAGNLSPARQYIHELVNLLNLYQQEYPNPSISIQEAIQTIDLSFLVVDLEKLITSMQTGVDRVHTIILALRIFSRLGESDIKAVDIHEGIDSALVLLQPRLRQEGSRAEIKVIKNYGNLPLITCYASQMNQVFLNLLTNAIDAFELGTGKDFPESSSPTIWISTELTGLENITIRVKDNGAGISEEVLLRLFDPFFTTKSVGKGSGLGLSTSYQIVVEKHKGQLTCYSSPEKGAEFVVEIPVYLIKK